ACAGTTGCAATGAAATTAATACCTGAGCTATGATTTTTCCTTCAAGAAATAAGTTACAAAATCATGTAATTTGACATGAAGAAACGTGGAATACATAAAGTGTGAAACCAACGATAATTTGAACTAATTTAGGTTAATgattcttttaaatatatatatatatatatagaaacatGAGTTAATTACTATTACCCGGCCTCTCGATCGAGGTGATCATGTATGGGTGGCATCCACGAACAAACTACATGAGACATCTTAATGGTGGTGTCAAATCATTTTGATCTCAATGAGCGATCGAGGACTTTTCTTTCTAATTGGCCGGTATGGTTTCTTTATCAATTAGGTCAACAATCACAGcttaagcatataatatatatacatatatatatatatatgtcctaAAATTAAGGTTTTTGGAGGGACCCGGATTCTCCCTTTTTTTTCCACTTTCAAAGAAAAGCATAAGAACTTTATATCAATGACTTGTATTTAACTATATTATATCATTTAGCTGCCCTAGCTGGCCACTTCATAAAGTTCTACAAAATTGCGTTGAAGTGGATTTTGTTTCATCTCATGTTTACAGGATCACGTTTTCATGAGAGGCATCAAACGTATTAAGAAAAGATCAGCATATCCactatctttatatatatatatatatatatatatatataattagtcaTCTAAAAGTTTGTGGCACAAGttccttaattttcttttggccTTTTCTTTTTGTGGGTGCTTTTTTTGACCATCCAAGCTGCAACAAGGTTAACATCATAAGGGAAGGACAACATGAAGGTGCAAATTCTAGGTTGTCAAAAACCCACATTAGGAGGCCACCTTAGCACGTCTCAACTTTTTGAATCATCATAGAATCTTCCGAGATAAGAAAGTATTAGATTAATTTTGTATAtctcaataaaagaaaaagatcggCCGATTATAGTGGCTATTGATGTTAAAAACACTACTTTCACATGGGAGGTGGgcaatgttttttaaattttttatattttattttggtcGGAGGAGCGATCGATCGTACGTGGACGTGTGGCGATATCTAAACATGCCTTGGAAAATTCATATGGGTTAATGACATGCAGGATGTACCACGCTAGCTAACGCAACCAAAATGGATTTTCATAGGTAGGTTTGGACTTTACTTGAGAGTTTGTCATGTTAGGAGACAAATTTGCTGAAGTTTGTGAACACGTTAATTTCAATGTTTCGACTGATCCCATCGGCCATGCCTTCCTATTCatctaaaataatattcaaatattgcGCTCTTATGCAATTtgacattttatattttatcatgcacgtatttatatataatctatccattattatatataagtttccTAGGATATCTAGATCGTCACGCATTGTGCACAACAACTCATCCACATCTGTTGAAATCATGAGTTTTTATTAATCGGGAAATGAAATTTTAGGTGTTTAATATGTAattaaagatataaatataaattgttCATGAAAAGTATATAATTCTGAATTCTAtatatctaataaaaataaataagtaaaatataagaTTTGGGCTGTTGATCTAGCAAGCTCCCTCATGATCTAAAGATTACTTTTGCTTGTGTTGGTTATCAAACCATTTTATGATCGTTTAATTTTGTtagctttttgttttcttttgaggTGGTTAAagtatagctagctagctagctttgaaGGGTGTGGAGAACTGTGTGGGATGATGAAAGCAAGCAATAAAAGCAATAATAGAAGAGATTggagagaaaaatagaagatgaTGGGATCGAGGATGGAATCCATACGTGTATATTTACTTGCTTACTTTTTTGGTTGGCaactccttttctttctttccttctttctttctttaatttatctAGGAGCTATAGCTAGCTATCTCTgatctctttcttttcattatatatCGTAGCGTGCGTGCTTGTTGGGAGGAATACTTTtcaagatatttgatgttagataGACTCGGACACGGCGTGATCAATGAACTGTTCCATCACTTCCCACTCCATTTTTAATTGGTCAATTTCTTATCATTAATATGGTTGCAAGATTTGGCTCTTTATTTGGTAAGGGGTGGGGAACCAAGTGCTGTTGCTCAAAATCATGGGCATCAATTTTCAGACTTTTTAGCAACTCTTTCATTTCCTTAATTTcttagtcaattttttttttcttttttacttataacatatatatatatatatatatataatgctttgCCCCCATGTCCTTCACGTTATAATTGTACCCAAATCCAAAAGCTTCAAGGTCCCCACCACACTGAAAAATTGATCTAACCTAGAACTTCTCTATGTAAGCAATAGGGACTAGAGGGAGGTACCTTAATTCACAAGGTAGGTAGATGAGACTGATCCGTATAAATTTTCAAACACGTGTTACTGTGGGCTTGAAAATAATTACTGAAACGGACACAAAGATTATTTGAATGTTTAGGAAAGAATTGGAATCATAATCTTGTGCAGTGCATTCAATGCATGTTGCCCTCTCCTAGTTCCCACCCACATGCGATGTACACtctccaaaaaaacaaaaagaaaaatatgattcCTGCCTAGTTGTCCGTACACACAACCCGGTTAAAATAAGCAGAAAAGGGTCCCACCTTGATATCCCTCCACGTGTCACAAAAGTGGGTCCCATCTATTACATCaacagttatttttttatttatttaaaatcaaataattttaaatcgATTTTAATACTTAAAGGGTAGCGCAAATTAGgtgataatttaatttatatatccgTTCAATCTTTCTGCTTTGGACCCTAGCATCTTCGTACGTGGCGGAGCTTTGTTGAGACACCACTTGGGCCATTACGTGGCGGATGTGCCGCATGTCCTTGACCGGGCGTTGTCACAGCACGTTAGATGTTATCGGCAGACAAGCACAGTAACGTGAACTTCCCTAAAAGTCCCTAAATGTCTGGTACAATTTCGGAAACACATTAGTACGTACTAcgaaattagtatataaaaatataataatcactatatgtatctatatatatatatgatggaaTTTCGGTCTCAGAAAGTGTTTGACTCTCCCTATCTAAAACCACAAACCAAAGCctaaaaaactcattatttccATCCAGCCTTCCTAGTCGCCACCTCTATTGCATGCTCTGCCTCATCCTCTCCTCattgtctctctgtctctctctgcacaaaccataaaaacgaAGCGAGAAGAGAGTGGCTGCACGATTCACAGAAAAGGGCCAAGGAATACCAACTTTCATGGCAGTTGAAGCTCGTCATATGTACCTGTTCCCTTCTCAGTTAATCACAAATAGGTACAATCGGCCTCCATAGCCCTTCTTCACTTGGGGTCTTTTTTATTATCTCATAGCGGCTTTTCTTCGTTTTCTATGGCTTGCTCTACCTTCCTGATTAtttggttggattttttttcagGGATTTTGTCAAATCTAATCCGGGAAAAGCCGATATATGTGGTGCCCTGATGTTCTCTGGACTGCCTTTGGCTGGAACAATGCCTGAAATGCAACCGGGTTTTAACCAATTATCCGCAGATTGCAATCTGGTTTCTTCTCAAACTTTCATGAATAAGGCTGATAGTGGGCTCTCCTACACCATCCCTGATCGGAGAAAGCGGCCCACGGATTCGTTCAACGAGCTTAATGCTTTGACAGTTCCTCAAAAGAGATCCAAAGCATCCGGGTTGTCGTCTTTTCTCGACCATGACATCATCTTCCAGGCTCAGCAACAACAACAGGCAGAGATCGATCGGTTTTTTGCCCAATatgtaattgtctatttttGCTctgtctttaattttttttttttatttgaagtttTCCCAAGAAACTTGTGAAATGGAAGAGGGAAATAATCGTTTTATGGTTTCAACATTTTCTTATCGTTTTGGTCACAAAGAAGGTGAAAAATCAGATAAAGTATGTGTTCTAAAAAGGGTGACTTGTTTTCTTATCGAACGATATCGCTATTTGGTTTTATATCTGTGTTTTCTATTGATTATTAAAAGCAAAGCTCTCGTTCTAAGAAATTAGTCCCCTAATATTCAATGAACTAATTATGTTCTTTACTGATCTCTCAACAGGCAGAAAAAGTAAGTTCGAAACTTGAGGAGCAAAAAAGAATGCTGTTGTCAGCATGCCAGGAAAACTTCACgaataaattgaaagaaaaagacgAAGAAATTCAGAGAATGGGAAAGCTGAATTGGGTCcttcaagaaagagtgaaaagCCTGTGGTTAGAGAACCAGATATGGAGGGACTTGGCGCAAACAAACGAGGCCACGGCCAACAATCTTCGCAGCGATCTAGAGCAAGTGCTGGCCCACGTGAGCAAGGACAGCGACGCAGAGTCCAGCTGCGGGAGCAACGACATGGGCCGGTGCGTGGTGGGGGAGGAAGGCAATCAGGAGGAGGCGGAGACGGCGACGACGGTAAGAGAAAAGGCGGTGGTTGGTGGCGGGGGTGATGGGCACAGCCACAGAATAATGTGTAGGCAGTGTAGGGCGAAGGAGTCAAGGGTGTTGCTGCTGCCATGCAGGCATCTATGCCTCTGTACTACGTGTGGGTCCAGTCTTCGCAATTGCCCAGTATGTCATTCTGCCATCAATGCTAGCGTCCATGTCAATTTCTCCTAGCTAGCTTGgggacaaaaattttaaaaaaaaaagaaaaaaaaaaaacaaagtgcaAATACCTGTTAGATGAAGGAAAAAAACAGTGACAAATTACAGAAACATTTTTGTATCTTTGTTTCCGACTTTGGtagataattttgatatttttttgtgaGTCTTTTTTAGATCTAATATTTTCCACAAAAGTCTTGATAATTACTATGcctgaattttattttcttgccaAAACCCAGAAGTCAAATTCGATGCATTAATATTATACACGTAGTACGTAGCCAATGCCCATGGCCTTTTTATGTCTGCAAATGTCGCATCTACGTGCAATTAATTGTAATATAGTGGGGGCATTAATTGTCTCCATGTGAGGTGAGAGGGAGGCAGAAGACAAGTCTTTTCTAGGGCGTGGTGGTGGGGGGTAAGTGGTGATCCCCCCACCTTTGAAAAGTTTGATGGGTGGTGGaggtgaaaggaaagaaaacaacACGAGGAATACGGGGCATCAGTTTCATAAATATGCCCCTCCCATTCCTTTCCTTCTTTCGTCTGGCCTAGGCCAGGCCAGCCCAGCCCAGCCAGCCAGCCATCCAGCCCCACGGTCCACTGCCTTTCGAAACAGATTGGTTCAGACGTTACCTGGCCATACTGCATGCTTTTACAAACCGACAAactatgtttaaaatattcataatggGTAAGTTTTTGTTTCGAGGAAACTGCTAAAATGCCATGTCATGATGTTCATCACTCCCGAAGTAGTTTAAATAATTTGTcccttttttaaccttttttttttttttttttttttcaattcttctCGTTAAGAAAATCTCTTAAGTTAATAAATCTCGTTTTATGATAAGAAAAACGAgtatttattacaaatttttattgCGAGAATGCATGTTAGTTTTATTGTACTGTATCATCAATGACAATCCACAAGCTGGCCAATGAATTAAATAGCCCCTTTATGATAATTTTCCGTACTAAAAAAATAGAACTTTTTGATAGTGAAGCTATATATGATAATTTCTCTCCAAATGGCTTTCCCACTGAAAAAGATCGTCGTGATCTGCCAAATGCCATTATATTCTTACTCAACCACCCTATGTTTGGATCCATCATTGTTCCATTCTCGAGCACTATCCCCCAATAACATATGTCCGTTACCTACCCTAGCTAGCTGCTCAgaattcaattttcaaaaaaataaaaaaaacttgcaaTATATAAGTACTCCGTCAAGTCTTTGTAAAAAGTTAAATTCTTTAGAGGCAATGGTGACCCACCGGGGCGATCGATGTGATGCCAATATCTAATTATaatgccctctctctctctctctctctctctctctctctctctctctctctctctctctatatgtgtatatatatatatatatctatatgcaGGAATCTGATCTGCCtggcctttattttttttcttttctttagaaaaagGAAACCCATTTTTAAGTTAAATGATAATTAATCATTACTTTCCTAATGGTCACATCGATCTGTCAtgcaaaataagaaataaattaaagaaagttaagtgtataaatttaaaacatgatCACTATCCCATTTGTCAACAAGAGTTGAAGTATGATTATTGGGGTTGTACTTCTcaattgagatgaaatgattggCACGTTTCTATTTTTCATCATGATTCCCCCCCATGCCATCTTCCTGATCTCTCGTTTTTCTCGATTCTTTTTTCACAGCAAGTTGTTCATATAAATTTTctctttcaatttaatttagatcTCGATCCCTTCATTTTAAATGGGGATTTTTTAACCTATATATAATTTGGAattatctatctctctcttttagAATTATTTGATCTCTTAGCTAGCTATCTCCAtaaaacattattttaaaaaagcaaACGTACACTTaaattgctagctagctagctttccaAAAGCAACAGAGCCACTTGCAATGAAAAGTACTATATACAGAAAACTCCCATGTATTACGCGCATGATATATACAAACATTGGTGTCAGACTGTCAGTTTCCTTACACGTTACATGATCTGACACTTTTTTGCCTCGCTCTCAGAAGCGGCATCTGATCTGATATTGATGAGGTGCACACCAACTCACACCCATCGTTTAGGTATCCCACGTACGGATAACCGAGCACCGACACGTACATCTATTAAtcttgtgtgtatatatatgcgCAATACGTACTCTACACTCCCACAGAAATTGCTAGCATGTGAGGGTTGTCCCCACACCAAGCTAGCTTTTACTGTTATGGATTTTTCCCTGCCatagtactctctctctctcgggtaGGATTGAACCTAACCTAAAAAAACGAGGACCCCGGCCCAGAAAATATGCAGAAAGATTAGCAGAAGGCGTACGTTAGTGAGTTTGTCAGATGGACGTGTGGGATTATTGGGGGTACTGCGCAATGTGAATACTGTACTGCACGGCAGGACCAGAGTTTAGGCATGGCGCCAGAGATGGATGGTGCTAGACCTGGGGCCTGGAGGCTGCAATGTCGACAAATTATGGGCTATCGGGGTCCCTGCGGGGGGGCCGCCCGCTAATGTACAGAGATCTGGCCATAACATGATGGTTATGTTCGTTTATGTATCCATCCATCTACTTAgattatgcatgcatgcagtggGGTTGGTTTGGTTTTCTGGTTGTCCCTCATAAAATGCTTTCGAATAGAGACAAATTGTGCGTGGGTCTacgtgagaaaaaaaaaggttcgtATCTCATTTTTAGGTCCATCAACTCGTTGTGGTGTTTTCTAGCCCGGTTCCATATATAAGACCAAAACAAGAATTAAGTTCGAGATATTGTGCTTTTTCACTCGGGAAATGTCGTCTTTTTTTTCTAGTGGGGAAGAGGCCGGCCGGGGGGGTGTCTTTCGGTGCTTTCTGGAATCCATTGAGATTTTCGATAACAAAAAGGCAAATAATTAGCCAAGTTTCGCAAAAAGAAAAGGTTGTCGGTATCTGTCCTTTCCGTCTGCATGAGAAAATCTCCCTGGCTATATATAGATCGAAATTATACATGCACAGAAAAAGATATATAGGAAATAGACGTGATGTGATCATGGCAAAGCGCTGCATGCTGCAAGCAAATGGATGACTTGATCATGatcgaaatatatatatatatatataatattacgtCCGGTGGTATGCATGCAGGACAATTTAGAGACAAATTAATCATCATTGCATGCACTAGCTAGCCAATTAAGTAGCTAGCAAAACGTAATGATTTTTAGCACTTCCTCATGATCAACATATATCGATCGATCATTTTCTTaatgtatatatcattattgcTTGAATCTGCAAAAATGCCTCTCCAAGTACCTAATAATAGCTGAAAATGCATGCGTTATTGTTGAAGTACATACTGAGATAAAAATCAGTACATAGTACTCATCATGTCTTTAATTAGTTCTTCACTTAAAATTGAGTAtgttcttttatcaaatatacgTATCCTTTTCTAATTACTTTAAAGTAGTACTTTTCTTCTTACGTACAAGAGAGACAATTAAGCAGCTGCTGGATTAATGCCCATTTGTGATCTTCCCCGGCCAGGCCATTTGAATTCAAGCCATAGCAAAGATGACAGTAGTGTTtctgcatataaaatttatatatatctcaTTCAAAATGGTGTCAATTACTAGAATCTTTCGAAAATGTcctaacaatattaataatctAATTAAACAGTACAACGTCATGATCTTTTGTCTTTATTATcttttataacttatttatgGCAATATATTATTCTGCTAGTTCATGGAATTCTATAagggaatttaaaaaaaaaaaaaaaagttgaaaaaggaaTTCTAATTATAAAGGAAAAGTTATATCCTCCAACTCCTGGCTTCGATCTCGGTATCAACATGCCATGCGCCCTTGGGGATTGAGATATTCCAACtccatgaaagaaaaaaatatagaataaagTACTTTAACAAGCTAAGTGGGTAGGTAGGTTATTAAATGATGATGAGGTTTTACATGAAAGCAACGTATAATgatatatgattaatttttcaatttaattgttTTAGCCAAGTGATGATGGGCCATTAAATTAGGAACCGTACGACCTAATTAGCATATAAGATTATCATTGTATTTTGGGAaagatatttaatatataataatcaaatatatatttatatatattaaacatcGCTATTAATATCTTTTATTAAAGCACGTTTGGTTGTAAAACAATTAACTCCAATATTTAACAATTAACATGTTGATCAGATTGATATATATTGTTTCCTACAcgtactatttattatttaattttgtacGTACAGATATAGATCATGATCTGCACATACTGGCcgccttttattattttttctttaagtgATTCTTACCAAAAGGAAGTAAAGAACTAATTAATCAAATGCATAATTATTTGCTTACTAATTAAATAGTCAGATCGATCGAATATCTGATCCAGACACGCACGGCGCCGCTGATCATTCACTGGCCACCTGaagtattcatatatatatatatatatatatatgcatatgatgCATATCGATCGACTAGTCTTACGAAACGATcgaccatgcatatatatacacgatATATTTCATTCTTGCATATATGGGCccagaaatttgaatgaaaatatataataaatgcatCTGAATTATTAATTATGAACATATATCCCTTaataattctatatattaatttatgatcgTAGCTTTTTTCGTCTTTACATTTAGTgaaaactaattaattataacaTTAGGCGGCCGGCTCAAATATATATGCacacagaatatatatatatatatatatatatatatatatatatatatataatattgcagCCGCGCgtagtatattttttaattagtcCGTCCTggagatttgatttttataggGATCAGGCAGTGGCGACTATTTCTAATTAAGTTCTAACACTGACTTACTCGTCACATGACGTGGCAAATCATGCCCTAATTTCTATGTATTTtaatcccatatatatatatatatgatcaatgaccttacaatatataattaagtagaGTTGTTTATGAATTTATATCCCCAAAAGATCATAATATtatcattgatatatatatagcagaactaataatatataatacaattaagttttttcttcttttaattctTAATGTTCCATGCTTtgaatcctatatatatatatatatatatattttatatatggcaCTTTTCTCGATCGTTGTTATAAGTTTCTGCGGGAATTATATTATTAGGGCCGGAGGGATCATTTTCAAAGTTAGATTAATCATAAGATAATGATGATCATGCACTTAAATAAATTGTGTACAAAAATACGACAGGCTTGCCAGCAGGCTAGGGATCCTTATATTATATGGCAgacatgatgatcatcatcgAGACTAATGAAGTTTCGGCTTTTAACGTATCCTGCATTAATTAAGATCAtctggcatgcatgcatgtgacaTTCAAAATCAACGACTATATATCGATCCCTCGATCTATTTTGGATCAGATCAatctttatttataaactaatctgatttccatatttttttttccccgaaTTTTGATCCTTAATTCTAAATTAACGACGATCCGTACGTACGTGACAATATTAGAACGATCCATTTAATATGACCTAGCTACTTCCTGATCATGTCCAGAAATCATTTTCATCCATATCGATCTATCCGACCAATTATGAATCTAATTCAAAGGTAGTCGAAATTTGAAAGCTTATGCAAGCTGTTGTTGGTTATAAGAATAAAGGCATGCGATTGGGCTATGTAGTACTGCAAATGATCTAGTACCTctacttaattttttataaacattaacGACAAACATTATGATGGAGACTGCAATATTGTCCATGATCATCAGATCGATATTTGTCTCTATTTTCTAAAAACTCCTTCATGTGGGTACGTACTATACTGGACCACTCGATCACATGAAGAACAAAATGATATGGATCTTGAACTTTTTGTTCGATTTTTTGGCCATGGCCTATACATATATAAGATTCATGCaagtgatcatgatcatcaggacaaaaacatgcatgcatgcagtagtaGTAGTGCTGCtgcttttttcattattttgttgtCTGTCCTCAAAATAAAACAGATGTGTATTACATCAAAATCAAATCAACACACATTCAAAAATAAAGATCAGCTGGCCGCTTAATTACTTGCTCGATCCGTGTGTCCCACTTACATGCATGCCGCCCTAATTCAAAGTTCATTGTCTGGGtaaacgaacaaataaaaaaggaatccattttttttcaacCATTATTATTTCTTGATCTGTCATGATTGTGATAAGCATGACAATAGAAATAATTATTGAGGTATCGAAACAATCGAGTGGTTGGTACGTAAGGAGCAagatatatatgaattatagtcttttgtttgatttattaGGTGGAAGATGagactaattatatatatatatatgtatttaattattaatgctTTCTTAACATCACAAAC
This sequence is a window from Carya illinoinensis cultivar Pawnee chromosome 9, C.illinoinensisPawnee_v1, whole genome shotgun sequence. Protein-coding genes within it:
- the LOC122277545 gene encoding BOI-related E3 ubiquitin-protein ligase 1; this encodes MAVEARHMYLFPSQLITNRDFVKSNPGKADICGALMFSGLPLAGTMPEMQPGFNQLSADCNLVSSQTFMNKADSGLSYTIPDRRKRPTDSFNELNALTVPQKRSKASGLSSFLDHDIIFQAQQQQQAEIDRFFAQYAEKVSSKLEEQKRMLLSACQENFTNKLKEKDEEIQRMGKLNWVLQERVKSLWLENQIWRDLAQTNEATANNLRSDLEQVLAHVSKDSDAESSCGSNDMGRCVVGEEGNQEEAETATTVREKAVVGGGGDGHSHRIMCRQCRAKESRVLLLPCRHLCLCTTCGSSLRNCPVCHSAINASVHVNFS